Proteins from a genomic interval of Nitrosomonas sp.:
- a CDS encoding FAD-dependent oxidoreductase, translated as MNPTASASNQHIPLDKITFKPGFDFDFADLYDREGLVRLDQVFCEFLQVADADLHTRLSHARQFPDALAPKDESALLIDAAPWLEDFIARLFGIEHEVLALAERHHILAPIYFCKRQFVQRRARTKVSEELLAAIDGVVLEKKLETLFDEPFSELVFARHVAQWMEDEANHVAELEDALHYAAWALRAPAGQQHTRDGVLFKSPAKTDPYHLLSLVTENRDGYIVHKLNHLRHREGFSLLTDAGTDLVGALDETNYCIWCHEQGKDSCSKGLLQKSKEADSPPVFKKSELGALLAGCPLEERISEFQKLKSQGLAVGSLAMIVVDNPMCAGTGHRICNDCMKSCIYQKQEPVDIPQAETRTLKDVLELPWGYEVYSLLTRWNPLNLRRPYPKAPTGKKVLIVGMGPAGYTLAHHLMNEGHAVVGVDGLKIEPLPPEISGVDATGARVPFVPIHDVETLRENLGERLPSGFGGVAEYGITIRWDKNFLKQIRLLLERRAEFALFGGVRFGGTLTADDAMAMGFDHIALAAGAGRPTVLNLPNALARGVRAASDFLMGLQLTGAAQTDTLANMQLRLPVVVIGGGLTAIDTATEALAYYPVQVEKFLHRYDVLVAEQGEATVRAGWDEEERILADEFLNHARALQAERAQAASENRTPRIAELLQSWGGATVAYRKRLIDSPSYTLNHEEVEKALEEGIWFAEELSPVRIEIDRWGHAESIVFSSTTMDESGEWNASQETSLPARAILVAAGTQPNTVLAREDEKNFKLHGRYFAACDEQGQPLEVHQGNPKPETAAVLLHRFDDNRFISFFGDLHPSYSGNVVKAMASAKQGYPAVSHVLERVTPASIQTAPQFFSELNRQLRATVHEIIRLTSNIIEVVVHAPLAAQHFRPGQFYRFQNFASLSPKVDNTRLAMEGIALTGASVDADKGLISLIVLEMGGSADLCRLLKPGEPVVLMGPTGEPTEIRKDETVVLVGGGLGNAVLFSIGAAARAAHCKVLYFAGYKKLADRYKIAEIEAAADTIVWCCDEAPGFEVTRPGDMSFVGNIVQAMVAYAEGTLGSQSISLGATDRMIAIGSDRMMAAVAAARHHQLAPYLNPGHFAIGSINSPMQCMMKEICAQCLQPHKDPQTGEITYVFSCFNQDQALDRVDFGGLAARLRQNSLQEKLTSRWLARCLHHYVGD; from the coding sequence ATGAATCCAACAGCATCAGCAAGCAACCAGCATATTCCGTTAGACAAAATTACTTTTAAACCTGGATTTGATTTTGATTTTGCAGATTTGTACGATCGTGAAGGGTTGGTCAGGCTGGATCAGGTGTTCTGTGAATTTTTACAGGTGGCAGACGCTGATCTGCACACCAGGCTGTCGCATGCGCGTCAATTTCCAGATGCACTGGCACCGAAAGATGAATCTGCATTACTGATTGATGCGGCGCCGTGGCTTGAGGATTTTATTGCAAGGTTGTTTGGTATCGAACATGAAGTACTTGCGCTCGCGGAAAGGCATCATATACTGGCGCCCATTTATTTTTGCAAACGTCAGTTTGTGCAGCGGCGGGCTCGGACCAAGGTAAGCGAAGAACTGCTGGCTGCCATTGATGGCGTTGTTCTCGAAAAAAAGCTGGAAACTCTTTTCGACGAACCCTTTAGCGAGCTGGTTTTTGCGCGTCATGTTGCTCAGTGGATGGAAGATGAGGCAAATCATGTTGCCGAGCTTGAGGACGCGCTTCATTACGCAGCTTGGGCGCTTCGTGCACCTGCCGGGCAGCAGCACACCCGAGATGGCGTGCTGTTCAAATCGCCAGCCAAGACCGATCCATACCACTTATTGTCGCTGGTGACAGAGAATCGCGATGGTTATATTGTTCACAAGCTGAATCACTTGCGGCACCGTGAAGGCTTCTCGCTGTTGACCGACGCAGGCACTGATCTGGTCGGCGCTCTGGATGAAACCAATTATTGCATCTGGTGCCATGAGCAGGGTAAGGATTCCTGCTCGAAAGGATTGCTGCAAAAGTCAAAGGAGGCTGATTCCCCTCCTGTTTTCAAAAAGAGTGAGCTCGGGGCTTTGCTGGCTGGTTGTCCGCTGGAGGAACGTATTTCAGAATTTCAAAAACTGAAATCACAGGGCCTGGCGGTCGGTAGTCTGGCGATGATTGTGGTAGATAACCCCATGTGTGCTGGAACCGGGCATAGAATCTGTAATGATTGTATGAAGTCCTGTATATATCAGAAACAGGAGCCAGTCGATATTCCTCAGGCAGAAACCCGCACACTCAAGGATGTACTCGAATTACCGTGGGGTTATGAAGTCTATAGCCTGTTGACACGTTGGAATCCCCTGAATTTACGTAGACCTTACCCTAAAGCGCCCACCGGTAAAAAAGTGCTGATCGTTGGCATGGGACCAGCTGGCTACACCCTGGCACACCATTTGATGAACGAAGGCCATGCAGTAGTTGGGGTGGATGGTCTAAAAATAGAACCGTTGCCACCTGAAATTTCCGGTGTGGACGCAACCGGTGCGCGTGTTCCCTTTGTACCGATTCATGATGTAGAAACGTTACGGGAGAATCTGGGTGAACGCTTGCCGTCGGGGTTTGGCGGTGTGGCTGAGTACGGAATTACCATACGCTGGGATAAAAATTTCCTCAAGCAGATTCGTTTGCTGCTGGAACGGCGAGCCGAATTTGCGCTGTTTGGCGGGGTGCGTTTTGGTGGAACGCTGACGGCAGATGACGCAATGGCAATGGGATTTGATCATATTGCGCTGGCTGCGGGCGCGGGCCGTCCAACGGTGTTGAATCTGCCCAATGCGCTTGCTAGAGGCGTGCGTGCGGCTTCCGATTTCTTGATGGGTCTGCAGCTGACCGGAGCTGCACAAACCGATACACTGGCGAACATGCAGTTACGCTTGCCGGTGGTGGTGATTGGCGGTGGGTTGACCGCGATTGATACGGCAACCGAGGCACTGGCCTACTATCCAGTGCAAGTCGAAAAATTTTTGCATCGGTATGATGTTCTGGTGGCTGAACAAGGTGAGGCGACTGTTCGTGCCGGGTGGGATGAAGAAGAACGGATACTCGCTGATGAGTTTCTGAATCATGCGCGCGCGCTTCAGGCCGAGCGCGCGCAGGCGGCAAGTGAAAATCGCACGCCGCGGATTGCAGAGTTGCTGCAATCCTGGGGCGGGGCGACGGTTGCTTATCGTAAGCGTTTGATAGACAGCCCTTCTTACACGCTTAACCATGAAGAGGTCGAAAAGGCTCTCGAAGAAGGCATCTGGTTCGCGGAAGAACTTTCACCGGTGCGTATTGAGATAGACCGGTGGGGACATGCCGAGTCGATTGTGTTTTCCAGCACGACCATGGATGAATCCGGGGAATGGAATGCCTCGCAGGAAACCAGCCTGCCTGCCCGCGCTATTCTGGTGGCAGCCGGCACGCAGCCCAATACGGTGCTTGCCAGAGAAGACGAGAAAAATTTTAAACTGCATGGCCGTTATTTTGCTGCCTGTGATGAACAAGGCCAGCCGCTGGAAGTACACCAGGGGAATCCAAAACCCGAGACAGCCGCGGTGTTGCTGCATCGTTTTGACGATAACCGTTTTATCAGTTTTTTTGGTGATCTGCATCCCAGTTATTCCGGAAATGTAGTCAAGGCGATGGCAAGCGCCAAACAGGGATATCCGGCAGTAAGTCATGTGCTGGAACGTGTGACACCTGCTTCAATACAAACAGCGCCCCAGTTTTTTAGTGAACTGAACCGCCAACTGCGTGCTACCGTGCACGAAATCATCAGATTAACTTCTAACATTATAGAAGTTGTCGTGCATGCGCCACTCGCTGCTCAGCATTTTCGTCCGGGGCAATTCTATCGTTTCCAGAATTTCGCATCGTTATCGCCCAAAGTTGACAATACGCGTTTGGCCATGGAAGGCATTGCGCTGACTGGCGCATCGGTAGATGCCGATAAAGGACTGATTTCATTGATTGTGCTTGAGATGGGTGGGTCAGCAGATCTCTGCAGGCTGCTTAAGCCGGGAGAGCCGGTCGTACTGATGGGACCAACAGGGGAGCCAACGGAAATCAGGAAGGACGAAACAGTGGTTCTGGTTGGCGGCGGACTTGGAAATGCGGTACTGTTTTCGATTGGCGCGGCCGCGCGGGCAGCCCACTGCAAGGTATTGTATTTTGCCGGTTACAAAAAACTGGCGGATCGTTATAAGATTGCTGAAATTGAGGCGGCTGCGGATACTATCGTATGGTGTTGCGATGAAGCGCCGGGATTTGAGGTGACCCGACCGGGGGATATGAGTTTCGTTGGAAATATCGTTCAGGCAATGGTCGCTTATGCAGAGGGTACACTCGGCTCGCAATCCATATCGCTGGGGGCAACTGATCGAATGATCGCAATCGGCTCTGATCGAATGATGGCGGCGGTCGCAGCGGCACGTCATCATCAGCTGGCGCCCTATCTGAATCCCGGTCATTTCGCGATTGGTTCGATCAATTCCCCCATGCAATGTATGATGAAGGAAATCTGTGCGCAGTGTCTGCAGCCGCATAAAGATCCACAAACCGGCGAAATTACTTATGTCTTTTCGTGTTTTAATCAGGATCAAGCGCTGGATCGCGTTGATTTTGGTGGTCTGGCCGCGCGTCTGCGCCAGAACAGCCTTCAGGAGAAGCTGACCAGTCGCTGGCTGGCACGTTGCTTGCATCATTATGTTGGCGATTAG
- a CDS encoding Re/Si-specific NAD(P)(+) transhydrogenase subunit alpha, whose product MEIGIPAETRAGETRVAATPETVKKFTAKGLHQVFVQAGAGAGASILDEAYQEAGATILSDVSRLYSQSRIILKVRGPQPGELAQIRKDAILIGLLSPHDADRISALVNHGLTAFAMERLPRISRAQNMDVLSSQANIGGYKAVITAANIYQKFFPMLMTAAGTVKAARVLVLGAGVAGLQAIATAKRLGAVIEAFDVRPAVKEQVESLGAKFVEVALTDEEKAKAETAGGYATEMSEDYKRRQGELIHERAAAADVIISTALIPGRPAPVLIKEETVKAMKPGSVIVDMAAEAGGNCPLTELDQIVVKHGVHLVGIANLPGLVAADASALYARNLLNFLSLLLDPESGELRIDRQDEIIAGSLVCANGEAPK is encoded by the coding sequence ATGGAGATAGGCATACCTGCCGAAACGCGTGCGGGGGAGACGCGTGTGGCGGCCACGCCCGAAACTGTCAAGAAATTTACCGCAAAAGGTTTGCATCAGGTTTTTGTGCAGGCGGGTGCGGGTGCGGGTGCCAGTATTCTGGACGAAGCCTATCAGGAGGCCGGTGCGACAATCCTGTCCGACGTATCCCGGCTATATTCTCAATCCCGGATTATTCTTAAGGTTCGTGGTCCACAACCCGGGGAACTTGCACAGATACGCAAGGATGCAATATTGATTGGGCTGTTGTCACCACATGATGCTGATAGAATCAGTGCATTGGTCAATCATGGACTGACAGCATTTGCCATGGAGCGACTACCCCGTATCTCGCGTGCACAAAATATGGATGTTTTGTCTTCACAGGCCAATATAGGTGGTTACAAGGCGGTGATAACTGCAGCCAATATCTATCAGAAATTTTTTCCGATGTTGATGACAGCTGCCGGTACGGTTAAAGCTGCTCGGGTGCTGGTGCTGGGAGCAGGTGTGGCTGGATTGCAGGCCATTGCAACTGCCAAACGGCTGGGTGCGGTCATTGAGGCATTTGATGTTCGCCCAGCGGTCAAAGAGCAGGTTGAAAGTCTGGGGGCAAAATTTGTGGAAGTTGCGCTGACCGATGAAGAAAAGGCCAAGGCTGAAACTGCGGGAGGTTATGCAACCGAGATGTCGGAAGATTATAAACGACGCCAGGGGGAGCTGATTCACGAGCGGGCCGCTGCTGCCGACGTGATTATTTCCACGGCCTTGATTCCCGGACGTCCTGCACCGGTTCTGATCAAGGAAGAAACAGTCAAAGCGATGAAACCTGGCTCGGTCATAGTCGATATGGCTGCGGAGGCGGGTGGAAATTGCCCGCTAACCGAACTCGACCAGATCGTGGTCAAGCATGGCGTGCACCTGGTTGGCATTGCCAATCTTCCGGGGTTGGTCGCGGCTGATGCCAGCGCACTGTACGCTCGTAATCTTCTGAATTTCCTGAGTCTGCTGTTGGATCCGGAAAGTGGCGAGTTACGTATCGACCGGCAGGATGAAATTATCGCTGGCAGTCTGGTCTGCGCAAATGGCGAAGCTCCAAAGTAA
- a CDS encoding NAD(P) transhydrogenase subunit alpha codes for MIGEIDPTIIHLTVFVLAVFVGYHVVWNVTPALHTPLMSVTNAISSIILVGAMLAAGSAESDWGVWLGAAAVVLASVNVFGGFLVTQRMLEMFKKKDKKGSA; via the coding sequence ATGATTGGCGAAATTGATCCTACGATCATTCATCTTACTGTGTTCGTGTTAGCAGTGTTTGTGGGCTACCACGTTGTATGGAATGTAACCCCTGCATTACACACACCGTTGATGTCGGTAACCAACGCCATTTCCAGTATCATCCTGGTCGGCGCCATGCTGGCAGCAGGTTCCGCCGAATCGGACTGGGGAGTATGGTTAGGTGCGGCAGCGGTGGTGTTGGCTTCCGTCAATGTGTTCGGTGGTTTTCTGGTGACGCAGCGAATGCTGGAAATGTTCAAGAAAAAAGACAAAAAAGGAAGCGCTTAA
- a CDS encoding NAD(P)(+) transhydrogenase (Re/Si-specific) subunit beta — protein MSANFIALAYLVAAVFFILALKGLSSPLQARRGNFFGMVGMAIAVVTTLTITANWMLIVGCIAVGGLIGSVVAKRVQMTAMPELVAFMHSLVGLAAVFIAIAAVNNPVSLGLPEVLPTGSKLELFLGTFIGAMTWSGSVIAFLKLSGRMSGAPIVFSGQHLVNLLLAIVMVGFGLWFFFSETTNWTAFAAMTGIAFLLGFLIIIPIGGADMPVVISMLNSYSGWAAAGIGFSLGNPMLIIAGSLVGSSGAILSYIMCKAMNRPFLSVILGGFGGEAADQSIADGVQKTYRSGSADDAAFLLGNADSVIIVPGYGLAVARAQHSVKELAEALHKKGVNVRFAIHPVAGRMPGHMNVLLAEAEIPYEQVLEMDEINSDFSTTDVVLVLGANDVVNPAANVPGSPIYGMPILDAHKARTVMVVKRSMAAGYAGLDNDLFYMDKTMMVFGDAKKVVEGMVKAL, from the coding sequence ATGTCTGCTAATTTCATTGCACTGGCTTATCTGGTTGCCGCTGTATTTTTTATTCTTGCCCTAAAGGGGTTAAGTTCACCGCTGCAAGCCCGGCGCGGCAATTTTTTTGGAATGGTGGGCATGGCAATTGCCGTGGTCACAACCCTGACTATTACCGCGAACTGGATGTTGATCGTGGGATGTATTGCCGTTGGTGGCTTGATCGGATCGGTTGTCGCTAAACGTGTTCAAATGACCGCCATGCCGGAACTGGTTGCTTTCATGCATTCTCTGGTGGGACTTGCAGCGGTATTTATCGCGATTGCCGCAGTTAATAATCCTGTTTCGCTTGGGTTGCCGGAAGTTTTACCAACCGGAAGCAAACTGGAATTGTTTCTGGGTACATTTATTGGTGCCATGACCTGGTCTGGTTCCGTGATTGCCTTTCTGAAACTATCAGGCCGTATGAGTGGTGCGCCGATTGTATTCAGCGGCCAGCACCTGGTGAATTTATTGCTGGCAATCGTGATGGTGGGGTTTGGATTGTGGTTCTTCTTTAGCGAAACGACTAACTGGACAGCATTTGCTGCCATGACGGGAATTGCTTTCTTGCTGGGGTTCCTGATTATTATACCGATTGGTGGCGCAGATATGCCGGTCGTTATTTCCATGCTGAATTCCTATTCTGGATGGGCTGCAGCCGGTATTGGATTTTCGCTTGGCAATCCCATGCTGATTATTGCTGGATCGCTGGTGGGTAGTTCGGGTGCAATTCTTTCGTACATTATGTGCAAAGCAATGAATCGCCCATTCCTGTCGGTTATTCTGGGAGGTTTTGGTGGTGAAGCAGCTGACCAGTCAATTGCCGATGGCGTCCAGAAAACCTATCGTAGTGGCAGCGCGGATGATGCGGCTTTCCTGCTCGGCAATGCAGATAGCGTGATTATTGTTCCGGGATATGGACTGGCCGTTGCCCGTGCGCAACACTCGGTGAAAGAATTGGCAGAAGCATTGCACAAGAAAGGAGTCAATGTGCGTTTTGCGATTCATCCAGTGGCGGGTCGGATGCCGGGTCACATGAATGTCTTGCTTGCTGAAGCAGAAATCCCCTATGAGCAGGTGCTGGAGATGGATGAAATCAACAGCGACTTTTCAACCACCGATGTAGTGTTAGTATTGGGTGCCAATGATGTTGTTAATCCGGCGGCAAACGTGCCAGGCAGTCCTATCTACGGTATGCCTATTCTGGACGCGCATAAGGCGCGCACAGTCATGGTGGTTAAACGTAGTATGGCGGCTGGCTATGCCGGATTGGATAACGATCTGTTCTATATGGATAAAACCATGATGGTATTTGGAGATGCCAAAAAAGTAGTAGAGGGCATGGTCAAGGCATTGTGA
- a CDS encoding HAD-IA family hydrolase — protein sequence MIRAVLFDLDGTIADTAPDLGYALNQQLALHGKKPISIEQIRIEASNGAKGLLKLGFGIASTDSEYETKREEFLAIYTRNLCKETQLFPGILEVISELEIRKISWGIVTNKPSRFTLPLLQALELKQRAAVIVSGDDTHYCKPHPEPLLAACRKINTPPQNCLYLGDDIRDVQASRAAGMTPIIASYGYLGSHSSPDTWGADGIIKYPVNLLEYI from the coding sequence ATGATTCGCGCCGTATTATTCGATCTGGATGGAACCATCGCCGACACAGCGCCTGATCTTGGCTATGCATTGAATCAGCAACTGGCATTACATGGCAAAAAACCTATTTCAATTGAGCAGATACGCATTGAAGCATCAAATGGTGCAAAAGGACTGCTCAAGCTGGGTTTTGGAATTGCGTCTACCGATAGTGAATATGAAACGAAACGCGAAGAATTTCTCGCCATTTATACCAGGAATTTATGCAAAGAAACGCAGCTCTTCCCGGGAATATTGGAAGTCATATCCGAGTTAGAAATAAGAAAAATTTCCTGGGGAATCGTAACCAACAAACCTTCACGGTTTACATTACCCCTTTTACAGGCACTCGAACTAAAGCAACGTGCCGCCGTCATTGTCAGCGGTGATGACACTCATTATTGCAAACCCCACCCAGAACCGTTATTAGCAGCTTGTCGAAAAATCAACACCCCGCCACAGAACTGCCTTTATCTTGGTGATGACATACGTGATGTGCAAGCAAGCCGCGCTGCAGGAATGACGCCAATTATTGCCAGCTACGGTTATCTGGGCAGCCATAGCAGCCCAGATACATGGGGGGCAGATGGCATAATCAAATATCCTGTAAATTTACTTGAATACATCTGA
- the ubiG gene encoding bifunctional 2-polyprenyl-6-hydroxyphenol methylase/3-demethylubiquinol 3-O-methyltransferase UbiG — protein sequence MKENNEINADPIELEKFSQLAHRWWDPQSEFKPLHEINPLRLNYIDDIAHIKGKNTIDVGCGGGILSEAMATRGAVVTGIDLSDKALKVAKLHLLESGHHVDYRKITVESMAAEYPHQYDIVTCMEMLEHVPNPASVIQSCARLAKPNGWVFFSTLNRNLKSYLYAIIGAEYILNLLPRGTHEYARFIKPAELARMARSAGLTDAGIIGMTYNPITKVYALENDTSVNYIMVFRA from the coding sequence ATGAAAGAGAATAATGAAATAAATGCGGATCCCATTGAGCTGGAAAAATTTAGTCAACTGGCTCACCGCTGGTGGGATCCACAAAGTGAATTCAAGCCATTACATGAGATTAATCCTCTCCGTTTAAACTATATCGACGATATCGCTCACATAAAAGGAAAAAATACCATCGATGTTGGATGCGGGGGCGGCATTTTGTCTGAAGCGATGGCAACCCGAGGTGCGGTCGTCACGGGAATCGATCTCAGCGATAAAGCGCTAAAAGTGGCGAAACTGCATTTACTCGAAAGTGGTCATCACGTGGATTATCGAAAAATAACCGTGGAATCGATGGCAGCCGAGTACCCTCACCAGTACGATATCGTTACCTGTATGGAAATGTTGGAGCATGTTCCTAACCCCGCTAGCGTCATTCAGTCCTGCGCACGACTAGCGAAACCCAATGGATGGGTATTTTTTTCCACATTAAACCGCAATCTCAAGTCTTATCTTTACGCGATTATCGGCGCGGAATACATTCTCAACTTATTACCACGCGGCACGCATGAATACGCAAGATTCATCAAGCCGGCCGAACTAGCCCGTATGGCACGAAGCGCTGGGCTAACGGATGCAGGAATCATTGGCATGACATACAATCCCATTACCAAAGTTTATGCCTTGGAAAATGATACGAGTGTCAACTACATTATGGTATTCCGAGCTTGA
- a CDS encoding TRZ/ATZ family hydrolase codes for MDKCSVDTLLEARWIIPVETEGVLTEHAIAINNGLIEAILPSNEANSRYYSSNHIKLNNHAVIPGLINLHTHAAMTLMRGMADDLSLMSWLKNYIWPTESKYVDHGFVRDGTMLACAEMLKGGITCFNDMYFFPQTTADVALECGIRAGIGLVVIDMLSAYASDADDYIDKGLAVRDHYSQRPLLTFCLAPHAPYSVNDQTLTKIMVLAEQLQLPVHMHLHETGDEIKNNLTEHGIRPLTRLHQLGLVSPNLIAAHMIHLNDSEIELFHECGGHVAHCPSSNLKLASGIAPIEKLLRKGINIGIGTDGAASNNRLDMFSEMRLTALLAKGVSHNAEIVTSHQALQMATLNSAKAMGLDHITGSLSPGKAADITAVDFSSLSLSPCFDPISHLVYVAGREQVSHVWVHGRLLLDEGKLTTLDETAIMQQVKYWQQHLVS; via the coding sequence ATGGATAAATGTAGTGTTGACACATTGCTTGAAGCGCGCTGGATCATCCCAGTAGAAACCGAAGGTGTTCTGACGGAACATGCCATAGCAATTAACAATGGTCTAATTGAAGCCATTTTACCCAGCAATGAGGCCAATTCTCGTTATTACTCATCCAATCATATAAAACTCAACAACCATGCTGTCATTCCTGGCCTGATTAATCTGCACACCCACGCCGCCATGACACTCATGCGCGGGATGGCAGATGATCTATCGTTGATGAGTTGGCTCAAAAATTATATCTGGCCCACAGAATCCAAGTACGTCGATCACGGTTTTGTACGGGATGGAACCATGCTGGCCTGCGCGGAAATGCTCAAAGGAGGAATCACCTGCTTTAACGATATGTATTTTTTTCCACAGACAACCGCCGATGTCGCATTGGAATGTGGCATCAGGGCCGGAATCGGTCTGGTTGTCATTGATATGTTGAGTGCTTATGCAAGTGATGCTGATGACTATATAGACAAAGGTTTGGCAGTTCGAGATCATTATTCACAGCGGCCTTTGCTCACTTTTTGTCTGGCTCCACACGCACCCTATTCAGTTAATGATCAGACTCTTACTAAAATCATGGTTCTGGCAGAACAGCTGCAATTACCTGTTCACATGCATCTACATGAAACCGGGGATGAAATTAAAAACAACCTGACGGAACATGGCATTCGCCCACTAACGCGGCTGCATCAACTTGGCCTTGTCAGCCCCAATTTGATCGCCGCACACATGATCCATCTGAATGACTCTGAAATAGAACTATTCCATGAATGTGGCGGGCATGTGGCTCATTGTCCGTCATCCAACCTCAAACTCGCCAGTGGCATCGCGCCCATCGAGAAACTACTTCGAAAGGGAATAAATATTGGTATTGGCACCGATGGCGCAGCCAGCAACAATCGTCTTGATATGTTTTCGGAAATGCGTTTAACGGCCCTCCTTGCAAAAGGGGTGAGCCACAACGCCGAGATAGTGACTTCTCACCAGGCATTGCAGATGGCGACACTGAATAGCGCCAAGGCAATGGGTCTGGATCACATCACAGGTAGCCTATCGCCCGGTAAAGCCGCTGACATCACAGCTGTTGATTTTTCATCATTGTCGCTATCGCCCTGTTTTGATCCTATCTCTCATCTCGTCTACGTAGCAGGACGTGAACAGGTCAGCCATGTTTGGGTCCATGGGCGCCTGTTGCTCGATGAAGGCAAACTTACCACGCTCGATGAAACGGCCATTATGCAGCAGGTAAAATACTGGCAACAACATCTTGTCAGCTAA
- a CDS encoding OmpA family protein: MKNFMLTKKYLIGAVIIPTLFSSVAMAHSEIGVTDRQGLSNAEKTEGYTVDDNGVVARNSTGLCWRTGYWTPAMAIYECDPDLVSQPEKVVEAPVPAPIVEPEKVSFSADALFDFDKAILKPEGQQALDDFAGNLQGVNYDLIIAVGYTDRIGSETYNKKLSVRRAEAVKSHLVSRGINPDQIFTDGKGEANPVTGDTCKGTRATRDLINCLAPDRRVEIEVAGTR, from the coding sequence ATGAAAAATTTTATGTTAACAAAGAAATATCTGATCGGTGCGGTCATTATTCCAACATTGTTTTCCAGCGTAGCTATGGCACACTCCGAAATAGGCGTGACCGACAGACAGGGCCTTAGCAATGCTGAAAAAACAGAAGGTTACACTGTTGACGATAACGGTGTCGTTGCAAGAAACTCAACAGGTCTATGCTGGCGCACCGGTTACTGGACACCCGCGATGGCCATTTATGAATGTGATCCAGATTTAGTTAGTCAGCCTGAAAAAGTTGTAGAGGCTCCAGTACCTGCACCCATAGTTGAGCCAGAAAAGGTATCTTTTTCTGCTGATGCCTTATTTGATTTCGACAAAGCCATATTGAAACCAGAAGGGCAACAAGCCTTGGATGATTTTGCTGGCAACCTCCAGGGAGTGAATTACGATCTGATTATTGCTGTTGGCTATACGGATCGTATTGGTTCTGAAACCTACAATAAAAAACTTTCTGTCAGACGTGCCGAGGCAGTCAAAAGCCACTTGGTTTCGCGCGGAATCAATCCCGATCAAATATTTACTGACGGAAAAGGCGAAGCAAATCCTGTTACTGGAGATACCTGCAAAGGTACCCGCGCAACGCGAGATCTGATTAATTGTCTGGCACCGGATCGCCGTGTTGAAATAGAAGTAGCCGGAACCCGATAG
- a CDS encoding ABC transporter ATP-binding protein gives MLLSWIQESVDVVKQNNLLAAIFANNLNYSYGANVAVSDVCLQLNRGDILGFLGPNGAGKSTVLRMLTGNLFPVSGDIQICGVDLLSAPLSAKRRIGYLPEIPPLYKELTVNEYLRFAAELHGIPKKMLVEAVEIAKNNCDLANVGRKIIGVLSKGFQQRVGIAQAIIHQPEVIILDEPTAGLDPNQIQKIHQLLLSLQQKHAIIFSTHVLSEVENICNRIHILHQGKTMLDTGINSLRQQNQKLDSLFEQLTQSDSATGDRASCCQ, from the coding sequence ATGTTGCTTTCATGGATACAAGAGAGTGTTGATGTTGTGAAACAAAATAACCTTCTTGCAGCAATTTTTGCAAATAATCTAAATTACTCATATGGTGCGAATGTCGCTGTGAGTGATGTTTGTCTGCAATTGAACCGAGGGGATATTCTGGGATTTCTTGGGCCGAATGGCGCAGGTAAAAGTACGGTCCTGCGCATGTTAACTGGTAATCTGTTTCCAGTCAGTGGCGATATACAAATTTGTGGAGTAGATTTACTGTCTGCCCCTCTTTCTGCGAAACGGCGCATTGGTTATTTGCCGGAAATCCCGCCGCTTTATAAAGAGCTGACTGTGAATGAATATTTGCGATTTGCCGCAGAATTGCATGGTATTCCTAAAAAAATGCTGGTTGAGGCGGTAGAAATTGCAAAAAATAACTGCGACCTGGCTAATGTGGGTAGAAAAATTATTGGCGTATTATCGAAGGGTTTTCAGCAGCGCGTTGGGATTGCGCAGGCGATTATCCATCAGCCGGAAGTGATCATCCTGGACGAGCCAACTGCAGGACTGGATCCCAATCAGATACAGAAAATACATCAGTTGTTACTGTCGCTCCAGCAAAAGCACGCTATTATTTTTTCGACACACGTTTTGTCAGAGGTTGAAAATATCTGTAACCGCATACACATATTGCATCAAGGTAAAACTATGCTGGATACCGGAATCAACAGCCTCAGGCAACAAAATCAGAAACTTGATAGCCTCTTTGAACAGTTGACGCAATCAGATTCAGCCACCGGGGATCGGGCATCGTGCTGTCAATAA